The Sulfoacidibacillus ferrooxidans genome contains the following window.
CCCTTTTTTTGAACGAAACAGCGGCTCGTCACGGACTACATGTTTGGTAAAGCGTGACGTGAGATAGTCACGCAAAGCCTTTTTGGATGTGTCCCCAAGCGGGAAGTCTTTGGTCTTGCCGGTTTTTTGCTCGCGAATATCGATACGATCGTTCACCTTACCCCGTTCGTCTACTACATCCCCCACCCTGAGCGACAGAAGATCGGATACGCGTAACCCGCTATTGATCCCTAACACAAAGAGACAATAATCGCGGAGATTGGTGCTCTTGAGTATTTTTTTCATGGCATCCACTTGTTTTTTATCGCGAATGGGTTGTACAAATTCCATGACACTCTTCACCTCCACCTGTTCAAGCGTTAACGCTCATGATGCGAAGAGGTGATGATTACATCAGTTCATGATCATCAGATGGTGTATCGTCTACTTCTTCACGATCTGCTTGATCACTGGTATCATCAGTTTCATGGTTGACTGGTTCTTCAAGTGATGTTTCGACTGATGGATCATGATCTCCTACGCTTTCCTGCTCAATCTGAGTTAAACCGATGTCAATAATGCGCAAGAGTGCTTCATTTCTTGTTTGAATCCAATTACCAAAACGATAAGATTCAATGCGATTGAGCATATGATCATCGACAGCAATCCCTAACTTCGTCAGTTTTTCTGCTTTTTTTATCACGAATAATCCCCTATCCTGATTATCAGACTATCATTTAACACCATTTATTATATCAGATACTAAGTATCTAACAAGCAATTTTATCGTTTATCACCAGATTCATGCAATCATACATATCACTATATTTCATGGTGTTATGTATGGTATAAACTACATCACGTATCTGGTTGCCCTTCTCCGCTACGAAAAGCATGTAGAAAACCACCGATGAGCCTTAGTGCTGCAAGGCTTCACAGGCGAAATCTCTTATCATACTCAATAGCATTGAGTATGATTAGATATGGTGTTATTTTGAAGTGAATAGATTATATGATTAGACGACTAATTGATCATCGTGTTACATGATGATAGACAAAGAAAAAAGACTGCATAACGCAGTCTTAGTATTTCGTGCTTACGACTAATTTGATAGTTTCCTTTTCGCCAATCGTGATTTCTTCTCCAGTTTGAGGGTTCCTTGCCTTTCTTGCTGCTCGTAGGATTGGTTTTATTTTTCCTACATTACTAATCATAATATCTTCACCATTTTTTAATTCCTCATGCATGGCGACTTGTAAGGCATCCCAAGCGATCGTCAGTTCTTTTTTTGTCATGCCACTCTTTTCTTGTGCGCGAGTCAGTAAACTATCTTTATTCATGCTATGACCTCCTCGTATGTACGAACAAGTAGATCATAGCATATTCCGATGATGCTCATCGTTGATGATAGGTTCACAAGATGATCGGCTACTGTTTTTTTAACTTTATAAAATTTATTTCGTTGTTTTGTACACGAAGGCATGCGATCGGTTCGGACTTGTCCCACGACTCATAGGCACGGATGGAATGATCACGACTCATCGTAACGAACACATACTTTTTTGGGAAGTTCACGAGCCATTCGCGCGCTTCGAGAGCTGTCCATCCGGTTTCACGGCACAGGTGATGGACGACGATGGTGTTCACTTGATAGCCGATCATCGCAGGGTTCGGTTGTCCGTTAGCGCAATCTGGACAGAGCATCGTTGCATTCTTTGCGCTACGAGGTAGCGAAGGATCCGTCACCTGATAGACCGCGATGTGCTGATCGATGCGTTGACGACACCGCGGGCAGGTTCCCTCTAAGGTTTGATGCATGTGAAGTTGCCATGATTCTAGTGGTACGTGGTGCTCAGGTCGTTCATCGACCTCATCAGGCATGGGGGGTTCTTGCGCCACCACAGGCTCATGTTCATCCGAAGCCACGACAAGAATAGGGACCTGTTCCCAGTGCAATTGTTTAGCCACGACATAGCGACGGTACCCATCGATGATCCAATAATCCTTGTTTTTAATTTCCACTTGGATGGGTTGATCGAG
Protein-coding sequences here:
- a CDS encoding ParB N-terminal domain-containing protein, whose product is MAANIIVTGPIFREATKHTTYYTVEIKEKGSSAPAKGLPAGNEIIFTIFVSLQSATRIHLDKLPLGEHLWVQGELVTDRPTSECPSGIGVIALHVDLLPAKNKREAPKQQNHPDPHHPIDLHGVQQVKQKEPFMISIDQLQIPERFLTTILNRKKTQALELRVQKTGELDQPIQVEIKNKDYWIIDGYRRYVVAKQLHWEQVPILVVASDEHEPVVAQEPPMPDEVDERPEHHVPLESWQLHMHQTLEGTCPRCRQRIDQHIAVYQVTDPSLPRSAKNATMLCPDCANGQPNPAMIGYQVNTIVVHHLCRETGWTALEAREWLVNFPKKYVFVTMSRDHSIRAYESWDKSEPIACLRVQNNEINFIKLKKQ
- a CDS encoding site-specific integrase, yielding MEFVQPIRDKKQVDAMKKILKSTNLRDYCLFVLGINSGLRVSDLLSLRVGDVVDERGKVNDRIDIREQKTGKTKDFPLGDTSKKALRDYLTSRFTKHVVRDEPLFRSKKGGAMQRSQAHKVINDAARAIGITDRIGTHTLRKTFAYHAYMSGTDITRLQKLLNHSSPSITLAYIGITQQELDNVYLSLEL
- a CDS encoding HU family DNA-binding protein, translating into MNKDSLLTRAQEKSGMTKKELTIAWDALQVAMHEELKNGEDIMISNVGKIKPILRAARKARNPQTGEEITIGEKETIKLVVSTKY